AACCGCCGGTATCCGCGTACCGGACCACAAGATCGCTTTAGCACTGGCCTTAGAACTGGGCAACCCCATTATCTCCACTTCCGCCACAGATCCCGAAGGCACGGTGTTTCAGGACCCGTCTTTGCTTCATGATTATTTCGGCACCCGCCTGGATGTGGTCATTGACGGAGGACCGGTACCCGGAACCGCTTCATCCGTGATCTCCTTAATGGATGATGTACCGGAGATTATCCGTTATGGTGCCGGAGATATTGAGATCTTTGAATAAGGTCTGGGTCATTTTTCGCAGCACCGATATGGGATTGTCTTTCGGATACACCGGAACCGGCTCCTGATCCATTTCTGCCAGTTCTGCGGCCCAGACCACCGCATCGTCCAGATTTCCCAGGCGGTCAATCAGATTCAGGTCCAGGGCCGTCTGCCCGGTATAAATCCGCCCGTCTGCAATTTCACCCATTATTTGTTTTTCAATATTCCGGGCCCGGGCCGCATCCGATACAAACTGCTGGTGAAGCTCATTCACCAGCTCCTGAAGCAATTGCCGCTCGTTGTCTCCCAGTTCCCGAAACGGGGAGCCCAGGTCCTTGAATTCACCGCTTTTGATGACCCGAGGCGAAATCCCGATTTTTTGCACCAGTTCCGTCAGATTGACATGTTCCATGATCACGCCGATGCTGCCGGTAATGGTTCCCGGATTGGCCACAATGGCCTGAGCCCCGGCAGCGATATAATATCCGCCGGACGCTGCCACAGATCCCATGGAAGCGACCACGGTTTTCACCGGCCGGGTTTTCATCAGTTCCCTGAAAATCTCCTGGGAAGGTCCCACCCCTCCGCCGGGGCTGTCCACCCGGACAACAATGGCTTTGATGTCATCATCATCCCGGAATATCTTGATATTTTCAATCACCTGCCTGGAAGATAGAATCGGACCGGTCACTTCAACGATACCGATATTGCCTTTGGGTTCATGAAACGTACCGGCAGTGGAGAACACCATGCGGGAAACGGAAAAAACCACCAGCATTCCGCCCACGCACAGAACTGTGGCACAAGCGGTTAGAATCAGCAGGAAAAACAGGATGGGATGACGTCGTGAAAACATGAACAAAGCCTCCTTTTCAAATCATACACATATATAAAGGGCCGGGCAAAATGAATATTTGCCCGGCCCTGAACCGTTTATCAACACATGGATGTAGATTGAAAACCGCTGTGTTTACTTATCTTTCTTGTTTTCCTGGGTTTTGTTGGCTTCAATCTGCTCCTGGATGTTATTGCGCAGAATCTCTCCAAAAGAAGAGGTTGCCGGCCGCATGTTCTTGGCAAATTCCTCCAGATATCTGTCATCATCGTCATCTTCCAGGCGTTTGATGGAAAGCCCGATGCGGCGTTCATCTGAATTGATATTCATGACCTTGGCGGTGATGCTGTCTCCCACCTGGTAGTGGTCTTTGGGGCTTTTAACATTTTCTTTACTGATTTCAGACACATGCACAAGTCCTTCAATGCCTTCTTCCAGTTCCACAAACACGCCGAAATCCGTTAGATTGGTGATGACACCGGAAATCTCCTTGCCCACTTCATAGCGCTGGGCAACCGTTTCCCAGGGATCGGACTGGGTCTGTTTGATCCCTAAAGAAAACCGTTCATTGGCTTTGTCGATATCCAGAACCACCGCCTGAATCGTATCCCCTTTTTTATAGACTTCAGACGGATGCTTGATCCGTTTGGTCCATGAAATATCAGAAATATGCACCAGCCCGTCAATATCATCGTCAATACCGATGAACAGGCCGAATTCAGTGATATTTTTGATCTTTCCTTCAATGATGGTGCCCACGGGATATTTCTGGGAAATCACTTCCCAGGGATTTTCCTGGGTCTGCTTGATGCCCAGAGAAATCCGCCGGTTATCCGGTTTGAGATCCAGAACCACGGCCTCGATTTCCTCTCCCACAGTGACCATCTGGGATGGATGCCGGATTTTCCGGGTCCAGGACATTTCACTCACATGGATCAGTCCTTCAACCCCTTCTTCCAGCTCAATAAATGCACCATAATCGGTCAGGCTGACCACTTTTCCCATAATTTTTGAACCAATGGGATATTTGTCCACCGCCGTGGTCCAGGGATCGGGTGTCAGCTGTTTCATGCCCAAAGATACACGCTCTTTTTCAAAATCATAGGACAGAATCTTGACCGTGATTTTATCACCCACCGAATAAAGTTCAGACGGATGTTTCACACGGCCCCAGGAGATATCGGTGATGTGCAGCAATCCGTCCACACCGCCGAGATCCACAAAGATGCCGTATTCCGTGATGTTTTTGACGATCCCTTCCATCACCTTGTCGTTTTCAATGGCTTCCAGGGTAGCGGCCCGCAGTTTTTCCCGTTCCGCTTCCAGCAGTACCCGCCGGGACAGAACAATATTGTTGCGTCGCTTATTGTACTTAAGAATCTTGAATTCATAGGTTTTGTTAACCATTTCATCCATGTTGCGGATGGGACGCAGATCGGCCTGGGATCCGGGCAGAAACGCCTGAAGGCCGATATCCACGGAAAATCCGCCTTTGACCCGGTTGGTGATAACGCCTTCGATGGTGCCGTCTGCATCATAGATATCTTTAATGGCATCCCACACCTTGACTTTTTTGGCCTTGTCACGAGACAGAAGCACGGTTTCCTCTTCTTCGTCCCATACTTCGATCATGACCTCGAACTGATCACCCACCTTGACATTGACATTGCCTTGCTCATCAATGAATTCCTGAATAGAGATCCGGCCTTCTGATTTATATCCCACATCCACCAGAACCATATCACGGCCCACGGAGATGACAGTGCCGATGACAACCTGCCCTTCCTCAAATTTTTTGAGGCTGGATTCATAAATGCCCAGTAATTCTTCCATGGTTTCTTCACCGGTGATTTCCGTTTCCGGTGACAGGGCATTCACTTCTTCAATTGCATTGGATTCTTCTTCAGTATCCAATTCAGTGTCCCGGGCCTCGACGTCCACGTTTTGTGTCTCTAACTCTTCAGTATTCATTTCCTGGTTTTCGTTCTCTTCAGCAATGTTGTTCATTAATATTAATCCCCCTAATCGAATTTAGTTACTCGCATCCCTGGATGGTCAAAATGGGTCAAAGAATGCGAGTACAATTTACCTTTATAGCAATCAGTAAAAAAAAAATCAATAAAATAATCGATAGTTTTTCTTGATTCTACAGATGTTTGAGCATCTCTTCCACCACCTGCGAAGCCGTCAGCCGGGAAGAATCGATCAGAATCGCATCCGGCGCGGGTTTCAATGGTGCCTGGTCCCGCCGGGTATCCTGATCGTCCCGGGCGGCCATGTCGGCCTGAATTCGGGATAAATCCTTTGCCGGATCCAAAATTTCATCAAACCGGCGACGGGCCCGAACCGCCAGATCCGCTATCAGAAAAAATTTGACCGTGGCATCGGGAAACACCACCGTGCCCATGTCCCGGCCTTCAAATACCGCATCCTGCTGCCGGGCGATCCGGCGTTGAATGTCCAGAAGCGCGGACCGGACCGCCGGTCTGGCCGAGGTCGCGGAAGCCAGCATGGTGATTTCGGGTGTACGCAGAAACGGTGTGATATCGTTACCTGAAGACAGCACCCGCATTTCTTCGTTTTCCAGTACCACATTCAAATCCAGACCCGATACAAATGCATCCAGTGCTGCATCGTTTTCCCAGCAGATGTGCTGCCGGTGGATTTCAAATGCCACAGCCCGGTACAGGGCACCGGTATCCACCCGGACACAGTGCAGCTGCCGGGCCAGAAGTTTACTGACCGTTGTTTTGCCGGATCCGGCCGGGCCGTCAATGGTGATGATTCGAAAAGTCATGACAGCTCCGCTTTCAATGCTGCGATGCATGCCTGGTTTTCCTGAAAAGTGCCCGCGTTGATTCGTAAAAACGTGTCAAATCCGTAGGATTTCATGGACCGGACAATCACCCCGTGATGGAGCAGCCGGGTG
Above is a window of Desulfotignum balticum DSM 7044 DNA encoding:
- the cmk gene encoding (d)CMP kinase, giving the protein MTFRIITIDGPAGSGKTTVSKLLARQLHCVRVDTGALYRAVAFEIHRQHICWENDAALDAFVSGLDLNVVLENEEMRVLSSGNDITPFLRTPEITMLASATSARPAVRSALLDIQRRIARQQDAVFEGRDMGTVVFPDATVKFFLIADLAVRARRRFDEILDPAKDLSRIQADMAARDDQDTRRDQAPLKPAPDAILIDSSRLTASQVVEEMLKHL
- a CDS encoding 30S ribosomal protein S1, producing the protein MNNIAEENENQEMNTEELETQNVDVEARDTELDTEEESNAIEEVNALSPETEITGEETMEELLGIYESSLKKFEEGQVVIGTVISVGRDMVLVDVGYKSEGRISIQEFIDEQGNVNVKVGDQFEVMIEVWDEEEETVLLSRDKAKKVKVWDAIKDIYDADGTIEGVITNRVKGGFSVDIGLQAFLPGSQADLRPIRNMDEMVNKTYEFKILKYNKRRNNIVLSRRVLLEAEREKLRAATLEAIENDKVMEGIVKNITEYGIFVDLGGVDGLLHITDISWGRVKHPSELYSVGDKITVKILSYDFEKERVSLGMKQLTPDPWTTAVDKYPIGSKIMGKVVSLTDYGAFIELEEGVEGLIHVSEMSWTRKIRHPSQMVTVGEEIEAVVLDLKPDNRRISLGIKQTQENPWEVISQKYPVGTIIEGKIKNITEFGLFIGIDDDIDGLVHISDISWTKRIKHPSEVYKKGDTIQAVVLDIDKANERFSLGIKQTQSDPWETVAQRYEVGKEISGVITNLTDFGVFVELEEGIEGLVHVSEISKENVKSPKDHYQVGDSITAKVMNINSDERRIGLSIKRLEDDDDDRYLEEFAKNMRPATSSFGEILRNNIQEQIEANKTQENKKDK
- the sppA gene encoding signal peptide peptidase SppA, whose protein sequence is MFSRRHPILFFLLILTACATVLCVGGMLVVFSVSRMVFSTAGTFHEPKGNIGIVEVTGPILSSRQVIENIKIFRDDDDIKAIVVRVDSPGGGVGPSQEIFRELMKTRPVKTVVASMGSVAASGGYYIAAGAQAIVANPGTITGSIGVIMEHVNLTELVQKIGISPRVIKSGEFKDLGSPFRELGDNERQLLQELVNELHQQFVSDAARARNIEKQIMGEIADGRIYTGQTALDLNLIDRLGNLDDAVVWAAELAEMDQEPVPVYPKDNPISVLRKMTQTLFKDLNISGTITDNLRYIIH